The genomic DNA CCGGCCATATGGAACGCCGCTTGAACGAGGATGTCACAACGCGCCTGCCCATGGCCGAGGCCATCGCCGATCTGCCCCCCGGCGTCTACGCCCTGAAGGCCGCCATCCGTGGCTCCGATCCCTACGACAACCCGGCGGCCACTCAGTGGTTCGTGATCTCCGACATCGGCCTTGCCTCCATGTCTGGTGCGGACGGGCTGCACATCTTCACCCGTTCGCTCACCTCGGCAGACCCGCTCGCTGGCCTCACCGTCACCCTTCTGTCGCGCTCCAACCGCGAATTGGGAACGGCCACGACTGACGCACAGGGGTATGCCATGTTTGAGCCGGGCCTCACGCTGGGCCGCGGCGGCGCAGCGCCTGCGATGGTGCTGGTGAAGAACGGCGAGGACGACATGGGCTTCCTGTCGCTGACCGATCCTTCTTTTGACCTGTCCGACCGGGGCGTTGAAGGCCGCGAGCCGGCGGGGGCGGTCGATGCCTTCCTAACAACGGATCGAGGGGCTTACCGCGCGGGGGAAACCATCTATGCCACCGCGCTCCTGCGCGATGCCACGGCCACCGCCATCGACGGGTTGCCGCTGACGGCTATCCTCACCCGCCCCGATGGCGTGGAATACGCCCGCCACTTCTCTCCCGGGGGTGTGAATGGCGGCCATGTGTTCTCTATGCCGACCTCGGGCGTCGCCCCGCGCGGCGCATGGAAAATCGCCCTTCACAGCGACCCGAAAGCGCCGCCGATCGCGACGCAAACTGTCTTGGTTGAGGATTTCCTGCCGGAACGTATCGACTTCTCGCTGGAGCTGCCCATCGAAGGGCTGACCGAAGGCGAAGCCGTGGCGGATGTGGACGTGCGCTATCTCTTTGGCGCGCCCGGTGCCAACCTGCCCGTCGAGGGCGAGCTGCGCATTGCGCCACGTCGTCAGATTGCGGGTTTCCCAAATGTGTACTTCGGTACCGAGAACAATGGCACCGGCCCGCAAACCAGCTATCTGAACGGCACCACCACGGGCGAGGATGGCAAGGCGACGCTGGCATTGACCATGCCCGATGACATGGATGGCTTCGACGGCCCCATCGAAGCGCGCCTCACCGTTCGCGTGGCGGAAGGTTCTGGCCGTCCCGTGGAGCGCCGCGAGGCAATCGTCACGGGCCCCGGCAAACCGATGATCGGTATCAAGCCCGCCAGCGAAGGCGTGGTGCCTGAAGGCAGCGAGGCCGCTTTCTCTGTCATCGCGTTGGGGGCCGACCTTGAGCCAACCGAGATGCAGGTGAAATGGACGCTAAACCGCATCTCGCGCCGCTACCAGTGGTACTCCTCTTATGGAGCATGGAACTGGGAGCCGATCACCCGCCGCACACGTATCGCCGTGGGCGAGGGAAGGTTGGGCGAGGCACCGCTGGAGGTGTCTGGCTCGGTTGACTGGGGCACCTACGAACTGGTCGTCGAGCGGCTGGATGGCGAATTTATCTCTGCCTCCTATGAGTTTTATGCCGGCTGGTATGCGCCGGTGGATGTGTCCTCCACCCCGGATACGCTGGAGGTGTCGCTCGACGCCGAAAGCTACAAGCCCGGCGACACGGCCACACTACGGATCGTGCCGCGCTACTCAGGCAAGGCGCTGGTCACGGTTGTCTCCAACCGCTTGATCGACATGAAGACGGTTGAGGTGGATGCCGAGACCGATACACTGGTGCAACTCCCCGTCACTGACGACTGGGGCGCGGGTGCCTATGTAACCGCCACCGTGATCCGCCCGATGGATGTGGCCGACAAGCGCGGCCCCGCTCGGGCGCTGGGCTTGTCTCACGCCTCGGTCGATCCGGGTGACAAGGCGCTTTCCGTGGCCTTCGACGTGCCCGCCGAATCCCAACCCCGCAGCCCGCTTGAGGTGGCGCTGAAGGTTGAGGGCGTGGCCCCGGGCGACACCGCCCACGTCACCATCGCCGCCGTGGATCAGGGCATCCTCAACCTCACAGGTTTCACCCCGCCGGACCCGTCCGGCCATTACTTCGGTCAGCGCCGCCTCGGTATGGGGATGCGCGACATCTACGGGCGGCTTATCGACGGGATGAATGGCGCCATGGGCGAGATCCGCTCCGGCGGTGACGCGGCGGCCAACGCTCGCATGCAATCTCCGCCTCCGACCGAGGAACTGGTTGCCTATTTCTCCGGCCCGCTCGAAGTCGGCCCAGATGGCTACGCCCGCACCTCCTTCGATATGCCCTCCTTCAACGGCACCGTTAAGCTGATGGCCGTCGCATGGTCAAAGACCGGCGTTGGCGAAGCCTCTGCCGATGTGCTTGTGCGTGATCCGGTGGTGCTGCAAGCCTCCCTGCCGCGTTTCATGGCGCCGGGCGACGAGGGGCGGATGCTGCTCGAAATCACCCACGCTTCCGGCGAAACAGGCCAAATCGGCCTTTCCATCACCGGCAGTGGTGTGACCTTGCCCACCGGCGCGACCTCCACGATGGAACTCGCGGAGGGGCAGACCATCCGCCTTCCGCTCACCGTGGTGGCGGGCAACCCGGGGCTGGCGACGATCGACATCGCGCTCACCACGCCCTCAGGCAAGGTGCTCAGCAAGCCGCTGAACCTGCCAATCCAGGTGAACGACCCCGAAATCTCGCGGACATCGCGCTTCGAGCTTGCCTCGGGCCAGAGTTTCACCTTCTCGCGCGATGTCTTTACCGGGCTTCAAACCGGCACCGGCAAGGCCACTCTGGCCCTCGGGCCGCTTGGCCGGTTCGACGTGCCCGGCCTGCTGGCTTCGCTCGACCGTTACCCCTACGGCTGCACCGAGCAAACAACCTCGCGCGCCATGCCGCTGCTTTATTTCGACGAGGTGTCTCGCGCGATGGGCTTGGAAGAACGCGGCGACACCCGCCAGCGGGTGGAAGGGGCGATCACCCGTATCCTCGCGCGGCAGGCGGCCTCGGGAAGCTTCGGCCTGTGGTACGCGGGCGATGGCGACTTCTGGCTCGACGCCTACGTCACCGATTTCCTCAGTCGCGCACGGGCGCAGGGCTACGATGTGCCCGCAATCGCCTTCCGCAATGCGCTCGACAACCTGCGCAACAAGGTCAACTACGCACCAGACTTCGACGAGGGCGGCGAGAGCATTGCCTATGCGCTGATGGTGCTGGCCCGCGAGGGCGCGGCCTCGATGGGGGATCTGCGCTACTATGCCGATGTGAAGGCCGAAGCCTTCACCACGCCACTCGGGGCGGCCCAATTGGCCACTGCGCTTTCGCTCTATGGAGACCCGACGCGCGCGGATTCAATGTTCACCCGTGCCGCTGCGCAGATGGTGGCCGATACCGGCACAGAACCTGCAAGCTATTGGCGTGACGACTACGGCACCAAGCTGCGCGATGCGGCTGCGGTGCTGGCGCTTGCGGCAGAAGCGGGCACGCAGGTCATCAACCGCGAAGCGCTTTCAGTTCGGGTGACGGGCCAAACCGGCTATCGCTCAACGCAAGAGAAGGTTTGGACGTTGATGGCCGCGAAGGCGCTAATTTCCGCTGCACCGCGCGATGGTTTCACCCGTAACGGACAGCCGGTGAACGGCCCACTGGTGGAGGTGCTGGCCGACGAAACGGCAAGCCAGCCGGTGGACATCCGCAACGACAGCGGGCAGACCACCACGCTCACCCTCACCACCTTTGGCGTGCCGACAGAGCCTGAGCCCGCAGGCGGCAACGGTTACGCAATCGAGCGCGAGTATTACACCATGGACGGCATGGGGGTGGACCTCGGCGCCGTGCCCTCGGGCGAGCGCATGGTGGTGGTGCTCACCGTCACACCCTTCGGGCGGCGCGACGCGCGCCTGATGGTGGATGATGCCCTGCCTGCCGGTTTTGAGATCGACAACCCCTCTCTGATCCGCTCCGGTGATATCCGCGAGCTGAGCTGGCTCAAGACGGTTTCGGCGCGGCACTCCGAGTTTCGGCAGGAGCGATTCCTCTCGGCGGTGGACTGGCGCAGCGACAAGCCCTTCAAGCTGGCCTATATCGTCCGCGCGATCTCGCCGGGCCACTATCACCACCCGGCGGCATCGGTTGAGGATATGTACCGCCCCGCCTTCCGTGCCCGCACTGATGCTGGCCGGGTGACGGTGGTGGAGTGATGCACTGGCAGGCGGGGTATCCGTGAAACATGGCAAACCCCATGCCACCGCCTATTGGCGCCGCCTCGACCGGCTGGGCGATGACAGCTGTAGGCTGATCGAGGAGCCCGGCGGGTGGATGCTTTGCGGCCACGCTCGTTATGACCAAGGCGGTCAGCGCACCGCGTTGGATTACGTCGTGCGCTGTAACGCTGCGTGGGAAACCCGCTCAGCGGATGTAACAGGCGTGATCGGCGGGCAAGAGGTGGCTTGGCGCGTGGTGCGCGGTCCGTTGGGCTGGCACCTTGGCGATGGCCCGGCGACGCTTGATGATTGTACGGACATTGACCTTGCCTTTACCCCGGCCACCAATCTTCTGCCGCTCCGCAGGCTGGCATTTGAAGGCACGGAAGAGGTGGCGGCTGCCTGGTTTCGGGAGGGCGAGGAGGCCACGCTGGAACGCCTTGCCCAGCGCTACACGCAAAAGGGCGCGGGGCGGTTCACCTATGCCTCCCCGGGGTTTGAAGCCGAGCTTCAGGTGCATCCGACGGGCTTTGTGACCCACTACCCCGGCCTCTGGGAGGGATCCGTCGATGTTGCGTGAGCGGCTCATCGCCCGCATTGCGGTTATCACCGCCATCGCCCTCTTCGCCTTCGCACTGGGGCGCGACAAACTCGACGATTGGGTCTCTGCAACGGTGTTGCCGCCCTTAGTGGCCGAAACCTCGCCCGAGGTGTTGGCCCGCGATGGCAGCCTGCTGCGGGCCTATACCGTTTCGGATGGTCGCTGGCGGCTTCACACTACGTTGGCCGAAGTCGATGCGCGCTATGTAGACATGCTGTTGGCCTATGAAGACAAGCGTTTCCGCAGTCACCCCGGAGTGGATTGGCGCGCGACGCTCCGCGCTGTAGGGCAGGCGGTTTGGAATGGGCGTGTCATCTCCGGCGGCTCTACGTTGTCGATGCAAGTGGCTCGCATTCTCGAAGATGGCCCAACCGGGCAATGGGAGGGCAAGGTTCGGCAGGTGCGCGTGGCACTGGCCATGGAGCGGCGATTGGGGAAGGAGGCGATTCTTGAACTCTACCTCAACCGAGCGCCCTTCGGAGGCAACCTCGAAGGTGTGCGCGCAGCTTCGCTTGCCTATTTCGGCAAAGAGCCTCGCCGCCTGACCCCGGCGGAGGCCGCGCTTCTGGTGGCCTTGCCGCAATCACCCGAACGCCGCCGCCCCGACCGGCAGAATGATGCGGCAACCGCCGCGAGGGGCCGGGTGCTTGACAGGATGGTAGGCAAGGCCCTGATCACCGAGGCAGAAGCCCGAGCGGCCCGGCGCGACCCTGTGCCTGCGCGCCGCCGCGACTTTCCCGCGCTTGCGCCCCACCTTTCTGATTACTTGCTGTCTGAAAACCCGATCGGCACGCGCCACGCGACGACGATCGACAAGCGGCTGCAATCGGCGCTTGAGCCACTGGCCAGACAGGCCGCCCGCGAAATTGACAAGAGCGTCTCTGTCGCAATCGTTGTCGCCGACCACCAGACCGGTGAAATCCTCGCCACCGTTGGCTCCGCAGGCTACCTTGACGACACGCGCGCAGGCTGGATCGACATGACCCGTGCCCTGCGCTCGCCCGGCTCCACGCTGAAGCCTCTGGTGTACGGCCTCGCCTTCGACCAAGGGCTGGCCCACCCCGAAACGCTCATCGAAGACCGACCAATGGCCTTCGGCAGCTACGCGCCGCAAAACTTCGACAATCGCTACAGGGGCACCATCCGCCTGTCGGAAGCGCTGCGCCAATCGCTCAACATCCCCGTGGTGCAACTCACCGAAGCGCTGACACCCGAGCGCTTGCTCGTTCATATGCGCCGTGCCGGGATGGAGCCCAAGCTTCCGCGCGGCCGCCCCGGCCTAGCGGTGGCGCTAGGCGGGGTGGGCGTAACGCTCACCGACCTTACCCAGCTCTATGCCGGCATCGCCCGCGGCGGGGAGAGCATTGAGCTTTCGGCAATGCGGAGCCCTGCGCGGCCCGTGACCCGACAGGTGCTCTCGCCTGAGGCCGCTTGGCAGGTGACACATATCCTCGCAGGGCTCGCCCCACCGCCACGCGCCTCGCACGGGCCAATGGCCTGGAAGACCGGCACGAGCTACGGCCACCGAGATGCTTGGGCGGTGGGCTATGACGCGCGCCATGTGGTTGGAGTTTGGATCGGTCGCCCCGATGGCACCTCCGTTCCCGGCGCATTCGGCGCAGACATAGCCGGGCCATTGCTGTTTTCCGCCTTCGATCGGCTGAAGGACAGGCGTGAGGCCTTCGCGCCGCCGCCCCCGTCGGTGTTGATGGTGACCAACCCCGAATTGCCCCAGCCGCTCCGCCACTTTGCCTCGCGCTCTGCGGCCCTTTCCTCCACACAGCCCGACGCGCCCAAGCTTGCCTATCCGCCCGATGGTGCCGAGCTGGAAACTGGCGGTGCCTTGGTGGTGAAGCTCCGCGACGGAAACCCGCCGTTCACCCTTCTGGCAAACGGTGCCCCCCTCGCCACCGGCTTGCGCAGCCGAGAGGCGCAGTTTGATTGGGAAGCCCACGGTTACCTCCAGTTGACGGTTATCGACGCAACCGGGCGCACGGCACGCGCTTCAATCCGCGTGCTTGATTGAAGCGGTGCGCCCAAGATGCTGTGGAAGGTTGGGGCAGAAAAACGTCGAAGTGGCGTTAGCCTGACGGTGCCTTTACCCGCGCTTCCGCCGCATAGCAGATTTCAGTTCGGCCAGCCGTAGCGCTCCGGTGACATGAGCGATGGCGAAGTAGCTCACGATGCCGCTGGCGACCAGCGCGAGAAGGGCCCAATAGCGCACGCCGGCGGTATAAAGCGCCTCGCCCAAGGCCCATTCGGCAGAGAGCAGCACAGCGCCCATCAGCGCCGCCGAAATGGCAATGCGGGGCAGGCGAGCCAGCAGGCGCGCGTCCAGTTGCGCCGCGCTGCCCATCTTGCGGGAGCCCTGCCAGAGCAGCAGCACCATGACCCATCCCGCCACGGTGGTGCCGAGAGCTGCGCCGACGAAACCGAAGGCCAGTGCAAGGCCAACGGCGGCCACGGCGTTCACGACCATGGCAACGAGCGCATAGTTCATCGGGCGGCGCGTGTCGTGGCGGGCGTAGTAGAGCGGTTGCAGCACCTTTTGCAGCACGAAGGCCGGCAGGCCCAGCCCATAGGCCGCTGTGGCCAGCGCGGTAGCGGAGGCTGCGTCTGCATCGAACGCTCCACGTTGGTACAGCACCGAGCAGATAGGGCCGGCCACCAGCACCAGCGCGACGGCGGCGGGCACGGTGAGAACAAGCGCAAACTCGGTGGCCCGGTTGAAACCATCCTGCCCGGCCTGTTCATCGCCAGCCGCGAGGCGACGAGAGAGTTCCGGCAGAAGCACAACGCCAATGGCTATGGCCACCACACCCAGCGGCAGTTGATAGAGCCGGTCCGCGAGGTTGAGATACTGGATTGCCCCGTCATAGAAGCTCGCCACCTGTCGGCTGACCAGCAGGTTCACCTGCAGCACGCCGCCCGCTAACGCCGCAGGGGCGGCAATGACCGCGAGCCGCTTCAGTTCTGGCGTCATCCGCGGCATCCGAGGCACCAGCCGAAAGCCTGCGCGTGAGGCCGCAACCCAAACCAACGCCATCTGCACCACCCCCGCCACGGGCACCGCCCATGAAAGCGCGAGGCCAAAGTCCCAGCCCTGTGCCGTGGCCAGCAGCATCGTGCCAACAAGGATCAAGTTCAGCAGCACTGGAGCGGCTGCGGCAGCGGCAAAGCGACCTGTGGCATTGAGCACACCGGAAAGCAGTGCAGCTAGGGAGATGAACAGGATGTAAGGAAAACAGATCCGCCCGAAGGTGGTGGCAAGGTCAAAGCGCCCGTCCTCTGCAAAGCCGCTTGCCATCGCCAGCACCAGCCAAGGCATGACAAGTTGAGCGAGCAGGGTGAAGAGAATGAGAACGCCCGCAAGCCCGGCGAACGCATCGCGGGCAAAGCCGAGCGCGTCATCGTCGTTCTCCAGCTTCTTGGAGAACAGCGGAATGAAGGCGAGGTTAAAGGCCCCTTCGGCGAAGAAGCGACGGAACATGTTGGGCAGGGTGAAGGCGACCACGAAAGCCTCCGCCACCGGCCCGTCGCCCAGCCGCGCCGCGATCAGGATGTCACGGGCAAACCCCATGACGCGGCTCATCAGCGTCCAGAGGCCGACGGTCAGAAAGCCTTTTATCAGGCGGATGGGTTGCATGGCGCTGCTCGCTTGTTTTGTGGCGACCATACAGGCAGGCGAGAATGGAGGAAATGCAGTTGTGGGGGCGCGCGCACGGCGTCTTGTTTAGGCGGCGGTCTTTCGTATCCTGCCGGTGGGGAGGCTTGAACCGGCCGACTTTCTTCAGGTGCGCGCCTACCCGTTCGCCCTGTCCGTTCCCGCCTGCACCGCTTCCGTCAGCTTGGCTTCAATCGACTTCTGCTTGCTCTCGGAGTGGATTTTCAGCCCGAACATGTCTTTCACATAAAAGCTGTCCACCGCCTGTGCGCCATAGGTGGCGATCACCGCTGATGCGATCTGCAGGTTGCGCTCTGACAGCGTGCGAGCAAGGTCATAAAGCAGGCCGGGCCTGTCACGCGTGTCGACCTCGATGATGGTGTAAATCTCCGAGCCCTCGTTGTCGAAGCTGACCGTGGTGGGAAAGCGGAAGCTCCGTTCGCGCTTCTTGAACTTATCCTTCTTGGTCAGCTCCGCGCGGGCCAGCACCTCGCCCTTCAGCGTGCGAGAAATCATTGCGCGGAGACGGTCGAGTTTGTTCATCGAGTAGGGGTTGCCATCAGCGTCCTGTATCCAGAACACGCAGGTCGCATAGCCGTCCTTGGTGGTATAGGTCCGCGCATCCACCACGTTGGCCCCCACCAGGGCCAGCGCCCCGGCAACGCGGGCGAAGATGCCCGGGTGATCGGAGAGGGCGAAGGCGGCGCGCGTTGCATCGCGGTCGTCGTCCGGCGTCAGGTCGATCCGAATTTCATCCGTGCCGATGCCCTGAAGCAACTCGGCCATGATAACCTGTGTGGCCGTCGAAAGGCCCTGCAGGTAAGGGTCGTAGTGGCGGGCAAGCTCCGTGCGAACGGCGGCTTTGTCCCACCCTGCGAGCGCTTCGCGCAGTTGGCGGCGCGCCTCGGCGGACTGCTTGTCGCGGTTGAGGTCTTCCAGCCCGTTCTCAAGCCCGTCAGCGGTTTGCCGGTAGAGGTTACGCAGCAGCTGTGCCTTCCAGTTGTTCCAAGTGCTCGGACCGACGCCGCGAATGTCGCAGACAGTGAGCACGGTCAAAAGGTCGAGCCGTTTCTTGGTTTTGACGGCACGGGCAAAGCTGCGGATGGTGCGCGGGTCCGAGAGGTCGCGTTTTTGCGCCATGTCCGACATCAGCAGGTGATAGCGCACCAGCCACTCCACATCCTCCGCCTCACGCGGCTTGAGGTGAAAGCGCGGCAGCACGGCGCGGGCGATCTTGGCGCCCAGCACGGAATGGTCTTCTTTGCGGCCCTTGCCAATATCGTGAAGCAACAACGCAAGGTAGAGAACCTTGCGGTTCACGCCTTTCTTGAGGATGCGGGAGGCCACTGGAAGGTCTTCCAGAAGTTCCTCGCGCTCAATCTGGGCAAGCTGGGAGATGCATTGAATGGTGTGCTCGTCCACCGTGTAGCTGTGGTAGATGTTAAACTGCATCATCGCCACAATAGGGGCGAACTCGGGGATGAAGGCCGAGAGCACGCCGAGCTCGTTCATGCGGCGCAACGCGCGCTCGGGGTTGCCGTGCTTCACCAGCAGATCAAGGAAAATGCGGGCTGCTTCCTTGTCGTTGCGCATATCGTCGTCGATCAGGTCGAGATTTGCGGTCACAAGGCGCATGGCGTCGGGGTGAATGAGCAGGCCGGTGCGCAGCGCTTCTTCGAAGATGCGCAGCAGGTTTAGCTTGTTGGCGAGAAACGTCTCTTCATCTTTCACATCCAGCCGGTTTTGCCGAACTTCGTAGCCGGCTTTCACCTTGCGGCGGCGCAGCATTCCCACCAGATTTGGCAGCCGCTTGGCGTGATCGGCCTCCAGCGCGGTAAGGAAAATGCGGGTTAGCTCGCCCACCATCGTGGCGTGGCGAAAGTAATCCTGCATGAAGAGCTCCACGCCCCGACGCCCCGGGCTGTCGGTGTAGCCCATCCGTTCGGCCACTTCGATTTGCATATCAAAGGTCAATTGGTCGGCCGGTCGGCCCGCGATCAGGTGAAGGTGGGCGCGGACAGCCCAGAGAAAATTTTCGGCCTGTTCGAAGGCCCAGTACTCCTCGGCGGTGAACACTCCAAGCGGCACCAGTTCTTCGATCTTGTCGACGTGGTGAATGTACTTGGCAATCCAGAACAGGCTCTGCAGGTCACGGAGGCCGCCTTTGCCCTCCTTGACGTTGGGCTCCAGCATGTAGCGCTGGCCCCCCTGCTTCTTGTGGCGCTCACTGCGCTCTTCCAGCTTGGCTTCGATAAATTCCTTGCCGGTGCCCGCAAAGAGGTTTTGCTGCAGCTTGTCGTGCAGCTCTTCCTCAAGTCCCTTGTCTCCGGCGAGAAAGCGCAGTTCGATCAGCGCGGTGCGGATGGTGTAATCTTGTTTTCCGAGGCGCAGGCAATCCTTCACCGTTCGGCTGGCGTGGCCCACCTTGAGGTGCAAATCCCACAGAATGTAGAGCGTGGTTTCAATCACGCTCTCCGCCCAGGGGGTGATCTTGTAGGGCGTGAGGAACAGCAGGTCGACGTCCGACTGCGGGCTCATCTCGGCGCGCCCGTAGCCGCCAACGGCGCAGAGCGCGAGCTGTTCGGCGGTGGTGGGGTTGTGCAACGGGTGCAAGAAGCGCCGGGCGGCCCAAAAGGCCGTCACCACGAGGCCATCGGTCAGATAGGCATAGGCATGCACCATCTCGCGGGCGCGCAGCGGGTGTTCCTCAAAGGCGGCACCAATGATGGACCGGCCCGCTTTTGCCGCCGCGTTAAGCCGGGACGTGATCAGGCCGCGCAGCGCCATGGCATCGCTGCCCGCTTCGGCGCAGTCGGCCTCAAGGGCTTGCGCGAGCGCAATAGGGTCCACGATCTCCTCCGGCGCACATAGCATCGCGCCGGAGGGGGTAATCGGACCTGGCAGGGTGGTGTCGGTGGGGAGCTGGTCAGAAACCGGCGCCACCAAAGCTTCTGGGGGCTGGGTCAATGACAACGACCTGATTATTGCGGATTTGTGCGATGGCGAGGCCACGCTGGTTGGTGCCGTCACCGCGCAGACGGAAGATCCCACCGGTGCCGACGAAGCCGGACCCTTGGGTCAGGGCGCTGCGGGTAAGCGCGTCGGAGCCACGGCGCTCGACAAGGGCGCCGATGGCGGCGATCCCGTCGAAGGCGAGGCCCGCAATCGGGTGCGGGCTGCCACCGTAGCGGGCACCGTAGCGGCGCTGGAAGCTGCTGTAGAGATTGTTGTCGGGCAGCGCGAACCATGCGCCTTGGAGGCCCGGCTGGGTGAGCGCCTCAGCGGGGATGTCGAGGCGTCCAAGCCCGATGTATTGCGTGGCGGATGGCGAGAGGCCCGCTTCGGGCAGCAGCTGCGCGAGGAAAGGCATGGCCCCGTCGTTGGTTGACGTAAAGAACACCGACTGTGCGCCCGAGGCCTTCGCC from Oceanicola sp. D3 includes the following:
- a CDS encoding [protein-PII] uridylyltransferase, which gives rise to MAPVSDQLPTDTTLPGPITPSGAMLCAPEEIVDPIALAQALEADCAEAGSDAMALRGLITSRLNAAAKAGRSIIGAAFEEHPLRAREMVHAYAYLTDGLVVTAFWAARRFLHPLHNPTTAEQLALCAVGGYGRAEMSPQSDVDLLFLTPYKITPWAESVIETTLYILWDLHLKVGHASRTVKDCLRLGKQDYTIRTALIELRFLAGDKGLEEELHDKLQQNLFAGTGKEFIEAKLEERSERHKKQGGQRYMLEPNVKEGKGGLRDLQSLFWIAKYIHHVDKIEELVPLGVFTAEEYWAFEQAENFLWAVRAHLHLIAGRPADQLTFDMQIEVAERMGYTDSPGRRGVELFMQDYFRHATMVGELTRIFLTALEADHAKRLPNLVGMLRRRKVKAGYEVRQNRLDVKDEETFLANKLNLLRIFEEALRTGLLIHPDAMRLVTANLDLIDDDMRNDKEAARIFLDLLVKHGNPERALRRMNELGVLSAFIPEFAPIVAMMQFNIYHSYTVDEHTIQCISQLAQIEREELLEDLPVASRILKKGVNRKVLYLALLLHDIGKGRKEDHSVLGAKIARAVLPRFHLKPREAEDVEWLVRYHLLMSDMAQKRDLSDPRTIRSFARAVKTKKRLDLLTVLTVCDIRGVGPSTWNNWKAQLLRNLYRQTADGLENGLEDLNRDKQSAEARRQLREALAGWDKAAVRTELARHYDPYLQGLSTATQVIMAELLQGIGTDEIRIDLTPDDDRDATRAAFALSDHPGIFARVAGALALVGANVVDARTYTTKDGYATCVFWIQDADGNPYSMNKLDRLRAMISRTLKGEVLARAELTKKDKFKKRERSFRFPTTVSFDNEGSEIYTIIEVDTRDRPGLLYDLARTLSERNLQIASAVIATYGAQAVDSFYVKDMFGLKIHSESKQKSIEAKLTEAVQAGTDRANG